In a genomic window of Polycladomyces abyssicola:
- a CDS encoding BglG family transcription antiterminator, with the protein MDGRKKQLLRYLVHTDGYITTERLAEKLNVSEKTVRNDLKRLDRWLQSFLGTEIIRQPGMGVALRATSEEREAILHHLDHAHEASPDTTLADPFHRRISLLQILLEEERVFTLQQLSDRLYVSKATVSQDLTLVEQWLERYGLRLIRKPNMGLWVEGEERSRRLALAKFSQMSSGLGNDRFNPFCKDPFIQHIVRKIERKSDVRFTDEAVERLTIHVAIAIKRVKMGCKIHLSSAEMAQLQEKREYRLAEELAEELEKKFAVTLPEDEIAYLAMHLLGAKVHFVPVNIGQLPQSLEKVDEETVHLSQKLIAKMEELTGLPLTRDRELLVGLMIHMQTAVHRIRHRLHVTNPILHDIKRAYRYMFETVLLAVSMMEFDMEGRVSEDEAGYLTMHFQAAWERLKKHHVQPKKVLLVCTTGVGTSQLMAAKINRWFPSLTILDTIPASRLKQSLASERPDFLISTVPLTESDIPVVHVSPLLGERDRKNIQRAVMEE; encoded by the coding sequence ATGGATGGGCGGAAAAAGCAATTGTTGCGGTATTTGGTTCATACGGATGGTTATATCACCACTGAAAGATTGGCCGAAAAGCTGAACGTATCCGAAAAAACCGTTCGAAACGATTTGAAACGATTGGATCGTTGGTTGCAATCTTTTTTGGGTACGGAGATTATCAGGCAACCCGGGATGGGTGTTGCGCTCCGAGCGACCAGCGAGGAACGGGAGGCCATATTGCACCATCTGGACCACGCCCATGAGGCCAGCCCTGATACCACATTGGCGGACCCCTTCCATCGCAGAATCAGTCTTTTGCAGATACTGCTTGAGGAAGAGCGTGTGTTTACATTGCAACAATTGTCCGATCGGTTGTACGTGAGCAAAGCCACGGTCAGCCAAGATTTGACCTTGGTGGAACAATGGTTGGAGCGATACGGTCTTCGCTTGATTCGCAAACCCAATATGGGTTTATGGGTGGAGGGGGAGGAACGATCCAGAAGATTGGCCTTGGCGAAATTCTCGCAAATGTCGTCTGGTTTGGGAAATGACCGTTTCAACCCTTTCTGTAAAGATCCTTTCATTCAACATATCGTCCGAAAGATCGAACGGAAATCGGATGTGCGTTTTACCGATGAGGCGGTCGAACGGTTGACGATTCACGTGGCGATCGCCATCAAAAGAGTCAAAATGGGGTGCAAAATCCATCTGTCATCCGCTGAAATGGCCCAACTTCAGGAGAAACGGGAATACCGCCTAGCGGAAGAATTGGCAGAGGAATTGGAAAAAAAGTTCGCTGTCACCCTGCCCGAGGATGAAATCGCTTACTTGGCGATGCATCTGTTGGGTGCCAAAGTGCATTTTGTTCCCGTCAACATTGGCCAATTGCCGCAATCCCTCGAAAAAGTCGATGAGGAAACGGTTCACCTGTCACAAAAATTGATAGCCAAAATGGAAGAATTGACGGGATTGCCGCTTACTCGGGATAGGGAGCTGTTGGTCGGTTTGATGATTCACATGCAGACGGCGGTTCACCGGATCAGACATCGCCTACACGTCACCAATCCGATCCTTCATGATATCAAGCGGGCATACCGCTATATGTTTGAAACCGTACTGTTGGCGGTTTCTATGATGGAATTCGATATGGAAGGCAGGGTTTCGGAAGACGAAGCGGGCTATCTGACTATGCATTTTCAAGCGGCTTGGGAGCGGTTGAAAAAACATCACGTACAACCGAAAAAGGTACTCCTGGTCTGCACGACGGGTGTCGGCACTTCTCAGTTGATGGCAGCCAAAATCAACCGCTGGTTCCCGTCCTTGACCATCCTCGACACAATCCCGGCTTCCCGGCTGAAGCAATCGCTCGCGTCGGAACGTCCCGATTTTTTGATTAGTACAGTCCCATTGACGGAGTCGGACATTCCCGTTGTACATGTGTCTCCTTTGCTCGGGGAGCGGGATCGGAAAAACATCCAACGCGCAGTGATGGAAGAATAG
- a CDS encoding PTS sugar transporter subunit IIA, translating to MKAFIDPRMVLLDVDGVDRYQVIRLLADRLIEAGYAGKGFVESAWEREQISSTYIGGGVAIPHGGVDLVLHSTVAVARLNKPVDWHGEPVFLVFMPCVKWQDKETAERVFSDLVELSENPVRLHALRNVDTVEQFLNEL from the coding sequence TTGAAAGCGTTTATCGATCCACGGATGGTTTTACTCGATGTGGACGGCGTAGACCGCTACCAAGTCATTCGATTATTGGCCGATCGGCTGATTGAAGCGGGGTACGCAGGGAAAGGATTTGTCGAAAGCGCATGGGAAAGGGAGCAAATATCAAGCACCTACATCGGGGGAGGTGTGGCAATCCCGCATGGTGGAGTCGATCTCGTGCTTCATTCGACTGTGGCGGTGGCCCGGTTGAACAAACCGGTGGATTGGCATGGCGAGCCGGTCTTCCTCGTCTTTATGCCGTGTGTGAAGTGGCAAGACAAAGAAACGGCAGAACGTGTCTTTTCGGATTTGGTGGAACTGTCGGAAAATCCGGTTCGCCTCCATGCACTGCGAAATGT
- the phoU gene encoding phosphate signaling complex protein PhoU, translating to MIRQFDQSLQDVKNLLLQMGEHVEIAIDKAVKSLSRMDVRMAREVMEHDPAIDEMEGKIDDVVAKLIATQQPVATDLRRLIAAMKIASDMERMADLAVNIAQVTVQLVENKLSLFKELEDIPKIAAITQRMVHDGINSYIDGNVALARKMADTDDEVDRMYHAIVNELIGFIKQNKAETEVALRLCFVARYLERIADHATNIAESIVYIETGKQADLN from the coding sequence ATGATTCGCCAATTTGACCAGTCGTTGCAGGACGTGAAAAACCTGTTGCTGCAGATGGGGGAACACGTGGAAATCGCGATTGACAAAGCCGTCAAATCACTATCCAGAATGGATGTCCGTATGGCGCGGGAAGTGATGGAACACGATCCGGCCATCGATGAAATGGAAGGAAAAATCGACGATGTCGTCGCCAAATTGATTGCCACGCAACAACCGGTGGCTACCGATTTGCGGCGGTTGATCGCGGCGATGAAAATCGCGTCGGACATGGAGAGGATGGCCGATTTGGCTGTCAATATCGCACAGGTGACAGTGCAATTGGTCGAGAATAAACTGTCATTGTTCAAAGAACTGGAGGATATCCCGAAAATCGCCGCTATCACCCAGCGAATGGTGCATGACGGGATTAACAGCTACATCGACGGAAACGTAGCGCTTGCCCGCAAAATGGCCGACACGGACGACGAAGTGGATCGGATGTACCATGCCATCGTTAATGAACTGATCGGGTTTATCAAGCAGAACAAGGCGGAAACTGAAGTGGCGTTGCGGCTTTGCTTTGTTGCGCGCTATCTCGAGCGGATCGCCGATCACGCGACCAATATCGCGGAAAGTATTGTGTATATCGAAACCGGTAAACAGGCCGATTTGAACTGA